Within the Malus sylvestris chromosome 4, drMalSylv7.2, whole genome shotgun sequence genome, the region tttcaatttggaTTCACAAACTGTGGCATCTTGATCCAGAGAAAGTTGTAAATTACATCTGTGCAGTTTAAGACTTTTATACCTCCACAACTGTGCAATAAAATGTTGTAACCTAAGAAGATCCCATCAAAAACTTACCTTCCGGACACCATCTTGAAATGTAAAAAATCGATTGCCATCATAATTAGCTGCaaaaatccaccagaaaaaagGTATGGATTAAGATCATATACCAAAAAGAAGCTAGTACAAAGTGAGTGTTTGCAAGATAGCCGATGATCTACAGGTGGCAATATAATATAAAGGATGAAAATTTGCAGGACGAAGCAATCTATacaatccatttttttttttcttattctgATATAGTGTAAAATTCAAGTAAGCAAAGTCTCCCCAAACTAAAACATTCCGCCCTAAAGGTGGTCTCCTAGGCCTTGCTATATTCAAAGGTCATGCTCAAGTTTATCTAATAAAAGTGAGATAAAAAGATGAGCTAAATAAGACAAGGATCAGATCAGCCCCAATAAATTCAGAATTTCCAGTTTTGGTCCAAGCTTGAATTACCAAGAATCAACAAACAGCACTTCAACCAAAAAGTAAGAAGAAAATAAGTACACAGTAAAAACATTACACGTGACAGGGATAAATCTCTGGCATGTCTTCACAATAAAATTGTTGGATAGATCAGTGTCATCTTCTTCGCTGGAAAATAGCTAGAACAGTAAACAAAAAATTTGAGTCATTTGATGGCAGGAAGTCGATAAGTGCAGAATTAAAAGTTTGTTTTAAGGAGTAATGTCAGTCCACGAAAATGTATAAGAAAAAAGATAGTTATCACAACATTTTTAGAATAGAAGATTCACCTTGAAAGATGAGTAAAGGAGTATTGCGGCCAGGAAAAGATTTACCACCTCAAACCTCTAAAACAACGtatcacaaaaaattcaaaatgagaACATAAAGACAAGAACTATAGATTCACAAACGCATATGCACCGAGAACTATAAGCTTACCTGTAGTGTGGCTGTTCCAAGGAGTATTAATGTCAAACGGAAGACCACTGCTCCAGCAATACCATAAGAAAGTACTCGATTCTATAGTTCGGAGAGCAAACTTTTCGTAACCATGAATTACCAGACAGCTTGAATCTTTCAAGAACAATCCTTTACATAAAATTGAGAACCTATCGAGCATAAATTTGAATGCTAAAAGGTTTACAAATTACCTGATACATAATTGGCACTTTGAAGTACTTAAAAACTAGAACAAAGACAAACAGATTGTCTACTGACAAGCTTTGCTCCAGTAAGTACCTGGTACATCTTAACATTCAGAATGCAGCACAAGATATACACATGTTGCCTAGTTTGATTAAGACACCGGAAAATAACTAATGCTTCAAAAGACAAGAAGTTTAACTTCCTATCCACTGTTAGAAAGCTTTCACAGTGCAAATTTCTGCATACCCGGCAAAGAACTCCGATGCCTTGCCAACTCCGTCTTTAAAGCCCACACCAATGCCAAATGCCACCGCAGCACACACCTAAAGAAATTAATAGCTACAGTTATTAGCATTGTTGAAGTAGACAGTTCAAATTAAGCTGAGAGGTGCTCACCCACAAGGCTACAGTTCTTACAGAAGCAGCATAAGCTTCGCGCCCCTTAATTTTATCGGGAGAGTCATTGTGAGAGGTTTCCACATTACTAATGCCATCTCGTGATGCAGAATCACCCCTCTTTTCTACTGGAGATTCAAGTGGAAAGTTCATATAAACTACAGAAAAGTATCAAAATTTGACATAATTTcgcaaaaatctcaaaattgTCAGTCCTTTGGATCTAAATTAGTAAAACTCAAGTTACATGAACTTATCAAGGAAACATacagttagtgttttaaattgaGCCCTTAAAAAAGGGCTTTTATTTTCACAAGAATCCTTTGATAACATTACATTTTAGAGAAAAATACTTCGTGTCCAATACTTCGGAATATTACCATCCTGAATTTCAATTGTAGAAGGGTACAAAAAGGTTTTAGCGACTAAAAACCAATTAGAACATTACAGTTTGCCTAGCTGAGGGTGTTTTTTCTCAATTGAACTCTTGGTGTAATTTTATGAAACTTATATAGTTGTGAGGGTGTTTCTTCTAATTTACTAATGTCGAAAATAATATGCATAATTCAAGTGGGCAACTTTCACTTGCTCGTGAATCTCAAATTTACATCCGACAGTGTTAGAAACTGGTAGTCACCTGAAGTGGATAAATCATCATCCTGATCAGTTGCTCTAGAACGTGCAATCGGCGCGGATTGGCCGCGGCCTGCAATCCAAATTCCAACAATACAAATATGTAAATCAGATATGGAAATTGCAGATATAAAATTGAAGCACGGAAGAGTGAGTGAGAGACCTGTACGGATGGGAACGATGTGATGGTGAATGAAGTGAGGCATACTCCAATTTGGGGCTGGTGATGGGAGCGAAACCCTAGGCAGGCGGGAATTGAGCTTCAGATGGATGTGGACGCCGTTATGGATGACGGAAGCCGTGCCCATGGCGGTGATGAGGGAGAGAATTTGGTGCCAAATTCAAATGAGGAAAAAGGGAAGAAGAGAACAAGGAGCTCCGTGTGGTGTGTAGTAATAGCAGTAGTAATGTGTGATGGGTATCTTATCCCTTTTGGATAAATTGGCCACACAGAAAAATTGGAACAATTTaaaagcatgagaataaatactTTGTTATACATGGTCAAAATGAAGAGAACACTTGCTAGAGATCAAAGTAGAACGAAAACAATATATTACACgggggagactttggatgctgACACTCCCCGACCTAaatcagggcatgctggccgtcacgtagaactgacgtaaccatgtgcacagtgcggaagcaaaatTGATATAGAGAAATAtgagtaaataaaaaccaagcTACTAGCTAAGATAAAGTGCTAATGCGAGATTAAGTGTtaaatacacaatcagagcataaatagcctaagtgcagtctgactggacaagtactaat harbors:
- the LOC126619974 gene encoding thylakoid membrane protein TERC, chloroplastic isoform X6, coding for MGTASVIHNGVHIHLKLNSRLPRVSLPSPAPNWSMPHFIHHHIVPIRTGRGQSAPIARSRATDQDDDLSTSEKRGDSASRDGISNVETSHNDSPDKIKGREAYAASVCAAVAFGIGVGFKDGVGKASEFFAGYLLEQSLSVDNLFVFVLVFKYFKVPIMYQNRVLSYGIAGAVVFRLTLILLGTATLQRFEVVNLFLAAILLYSSFKLFSSEEDDTDLSNNFIVKTCQRFIPVTSNYDGNRFFTFQDGVRKATPLLLTVAVIELSDIAFAVDSIPAVFGVTRDPFIVFSSNLFAIVGLRSLYTLISAGMSDLEYLQPSIAVVLGFIGCKMILDFFGFHVSTEVSLGFVATSLSAGVLLSLMKKSD
- the LOC126619974 gene encoding thylakoid membrane protein TERC, chloroplastic isoform X1, translated to MGTASVIHNGVHIHLKLNSRLPRVSLPSPAPNWSMPHFIHHHIVPIRTGRGQSAPIARSRATDQDDDLSTSVYMNFPLESPVEKRGDSASRDGISNVETSHNDSPDKIKGREAYAASVRTVALWVCAAVAFGIGVGFKDGVGKASEFFAGYLLEQSLSVDNLFVFVLVFKYFKVPIMYQNRVLSYGIAGAVVFRLTLILLGTATLQRFEVVNLFLAAILLYSSFKLFSSEEDDTDLSNNFIVKTCQRFIPVTSNYDGNRFFTFQDGVRKATPLLLTVAVIELSDIAFAVDSIPAVFGVTRDPFIVFSSNLFAIVGLRSLYTLISAGMSDLEYLQPSIAVVLGFIGCKMILDFFGFHVSTEVSLGFVATSLSAGVLLSLMKKSD
- the LOC126619974 gene encoding thylakoid membrane protein TERC, chloroplastic isoform X5, coding for MGTASVIHNGVHIHLKLNSRLPRVSLPSPAPNWSMPHFIHHHIVPIRTGRGQSAPIARSRATDQDDDLSTSVEKRGDSASRDGISNVETSHNDSPDKIKGREAYAASVCAAVAFGIGVGFKDGVGKASEFFAGYLLEQSLSVDNLFVFVLVFKYFKVPIMYQNRVLSYGIAGAVVFRLTLILLGTATLQRFEVVNLFLAAILLYSSFKLFSSEEDDTDLSNNFIVKTCQRFIPVTSNYDGNRFFTFQDGVRKATPLLLTVAVIELSDIAFAVDSIPAVFGVTRDPFIVFSSNLFAIVGLRSLYTLISAGMSDLEYLQPSIAVVLGFIGCKMILDFFGFHVSTEVSLGFVATSLSAGVLLSLMKKSD
- the LOC126619974 gene encoding thylakoid membrane protein TERC, chloroplastic isoform X3, translating into MGTASVIHNGVHIHLKLNSRLPRVSLPSPAPNWSMPHFIHHHIVPIRTGRGQSAPIARSRATDQDDDLSTSVEKRGDSASRDGISNVETSHNDSPDKIKGREAYAASVRTVALWVCAAVAFGIGVGFKDGVGKASEFFAGYLLEQSLSVDNLFVFVLVFKYFKVPIMYQNRVLSYGIAGAVVFRLTLILLGTATLQRFEVVNLFLAAILLYSSFKLFSSEEDDTDLSNNFIVKTCQRFIPVTSNYDGNRFFTFQDGVRKATPLLLTVAVIELSDIAFAVDSIPAVFGVTRDPFIVFSSNLFAIVGLRSLYTLISAGMSDLEYLQPSIAVVLGFIGCKMILDFFGFHVSTEVSLGFVATSLSAGVLLSLMKKSD
- the LOC126619974 gene encoding thylakoid membrane protein TERC, chloroplastic isoform X2 — translated: MGTASVIHNGVHIHLKLNSRLPRVSLPSPAPNWSMPHFIHHHIVPIRTGRGQSAPIARSRATDQDDDLSTSVYMNFPLESPVEKRGDSASRDGISNVETSHNDSPDKIKGREAYAASVCAAVAFGIGVGFKDGVGKASEFFAGYLLEQSLSVDNLFVFVLVFKYFKVPIMYQNRVLSYGIAGAVVFRLTLILLGTATLQRFEVVNLFLAAILLYSSFKLFSSEEDDTDLSNNFIVKTCQRFIPVTSNYDGNRFFTFQDGVRKATPLLLTVAVIELSDIAFAVDSIPAVFGVTRDPFIVFSSNLFAIVGLRSLYTLISAGMSDLEYLQPSIAVVLGFIGCKMILDFFGFHVSTEVSLGFVATSLSAGVLLSLMKKSD
- the LOC126619974 gene encoding thylakoid membrane protein TERC, chloroplastic isoform X4, with the protein product MGTASVIHNGVHIHLKLNSRLPRVSLPSPAPNWSMPHFIHHHIVPIRTGRGQSAPIARSRATDQDDDLSTSEKRGDSASRDGISNVETSHNDSPDKIKGREAYAASVRTVALWVCAAVAFGIGVGFKDGVGKASEFFAGYLLEQSLSVDNLFVFVLVFKYFKVPIMYQNRVLSYGIAGAVVFRLTLILLGTATLQRFEVVNLFLAAILLYSSFKLFSSEEDDTDLSNNFIVKTCQRFIPVTSNYDGNRFFTFQDGVRKATPLLLTVAVIELSDIAFAVDSIPAVFGVTRDPFIVFSSNLFAIVGLRSLYTLISAGMSDLEYLQPSIAVVLGFIGCKMILDFFGFHVSTEVSLGFVATSLSAGVLLSLMKKSD